A stretch of the Ornithodoros turicata isolate Travis chromosome 4, ASM3712646v1, whole genome shotgun sequence genome encodes the following:
- the LOC135392569 gene encoding uncharacterized protein K02A2.6-like — MSLRLHEFSEGADWSSWIERLAFYFEANEITQPTKKRAFLLSQCGERTYQTIRALVHPRLPAEVDYAELVQILSGHFDPKPTELLGRCKFHKRDQLPSESISQYVTELRSIAKECNFGTPAATNLQTTAESGDAVARPADPVPALDTSLPLNVMLRDRLICGVRDPALQQRLLTERNITFERALDLALAAESALNQQAHIKGLGDSQQINAMAKKVPNKKRKKDRQHSQPCFRCDGQHDPSGCRFRDAVCHFCKKKGHIEKACRSKKSQMKDRTTNQLQPEHEDVTVPSVYTLHNVRSEVAPKITMALRLNDVPHVMEVDSGAAFSIIGDDTYRNLWRTRRPKLQPEPTTLSTWSGQPLTLLGKISVTVQLDDSTHVLPLRVVKGAGSSLLGRDWFQYLGISVKVNQMRMAETVDTVLAQYSDVFDPAFNGHSGTPVHITMKQEASPKFLKARPVPFALRDAVFKELEKLETQGILEPVQASRWATPIVIVRKKDNTLRICGDYRTTVNASVELASYPLPTIDQLLSTLRGGKFFSRVDLTQAYQQLRVDDATAEALTITTLKGLFKVKRLPFGVSVSPLVFQQFMDQLLMGLDGVVVYLDDILISAATMEEHSGRLTAVLQRLRQAGLKAKREKCIFGVQELEFLGHIVNAEGVRPSHSKIQAIADAPPPTNKAQLQSFLGMLAFYCKFIKDRATIAESLHRLLDAEAPWRWEEKHQRAFDELKGRLLSAPVLQHYDEKKPLFLSCDASPYGLGAVLAQPDDQGNEAPIAFASRTLGKAERNYGQLDKEGLAIVFAVTHFHQYIAGREVIIYSDHKPLLGIMGADRPIPAVLSPRMTRWCLLLGAYSYKLHYRPGKRHQNADALSRLPLPVEEDEPAGPGDVLMIEAVSIPPLTPSAIAQSTAQDTTLSRVYQGVQSGYVSDWTGKDFLPFNVRRNELSTHKGCLLWGSRVVIPPALQSQALTLLHAGHRGMTAMKHAARSYFWWPQLDTAIENAVSSCHTCQRYAKSLPRQPPPVWSRPRVAWSVLHMDLAGPIHGQSYLVVVDAVTKWLEVRPVSTATSSTLIDALRAIFATFGLPQLVVSDNGTAFVSSEMKSFFSRNGIRHVTSAPYHPATNGQAERMVQELKRALKKHTQGSIQCRLSRFLLNQHTTAHAVTKETPAKQMFGRELRTALDAIHPHYEDSPPDTQAQLDDHFKVGQTAWFRTFTNNGKWCQVKVCRKVGKRSYEGLTQDGRLLRRHVDHMRRSSSPVDSRFTTSSPVDSRFTTSSSVDSPPRLTTSFRFPTGDIHSPPARLPVPPNDSPCPADVVPVTSQARSRHIPQWLSTAAEHPPHDDAPLPAAPRDIISGPTSSRGRPLKKPVRFGHSVSD; from the coding sequence ATGTCTCTGCGGCTACACGAATTCAGCGAAGGTGCTGACTGGTCGTCATGGATCGAACGCCTGGCGTTCTACTTCGAAGCCAATGAAATCACCCAACCCACGAAGAAACGGGCGTTTCTTCTAAGCCAATGTGGTGAGCGGACATATCAGACCATACGAGCCCTTGTCCACCCTCGACTTCCAGCCGAAGTGGATTATGCCGAACTTGTGCAAATTCTGAGTGGACACTTCGACCCTAAGCCTACCGAACTTCTGGGACGCTGCAAGTTCCACAAACGGGATCAACTTCCCTCGGAATCTATTTCACAGTACGTGACGGAGCTTCGAAGTATTGCGAAGGAATGCAACTTCGGAACACCAGCAGCGACGAATTTGCAAACCACTGCAGAGTCAGGCGATGCAGTAGCCCGGCCGGCCGACCCCGTTCCAGCTTTGGACACGTCGCTACCGCTCAACGTAATGTTGAGAGACAGGCTGATTTGCGGAGTTCGAGACCCAGCGCTTCAACAGCGTCTACTCACAGAACGGAACATTACCTTCGAACGCGCTCTGGACCTAGCCTTGGCTGCAGAATCCGCTTTAAACCAGCAGGCCCACATCAAAGGATTGGGGGACTCTCAGCAAATTAACGCAATGGCCAAGAAGGTTCCCAATAAGAAGCGGAAGAAGGATCGGCAACATTCTCAGCCATGTTTTCGCTGCGATGGACAGCATGATCCATCGGGTTGTCGATTCAGGGACGCCGTTTGCCACTTCTGCAAAAAGAAAGGGCACATCGAAAAGGCCTGTAGGTCCAAGAAGTCACAGATGAAGGATCGGACAACAAATCAGTTGCAGCCAGAGCACGAAGACGTTACAGTACCGTCAGTCTACACGCTGCATAACGTACGCTCCGAAGTAGCTCCGAAGATAACCATGGCTTTGAGGCTCAATGACGTACCACACGTAATGGAGGTAGATTCAGGCGCCGCTTTTTCGATTATTGGCGACGACACATACAGGAACTTATGGCGTACTCGACGTCCAAAGCTTCAGCCAGAACCAACAACTTTGTCAACTTGGTCGGGCCAACCGTTGACACTTCTGGGGAAGATCTCGGTTACCGTTCAGCTGGACGACAGCACGCATGTTCTACCCCTACGAGTAGTGAAGGGAGCTGGCTCATCTCTCTTAGGGCGCGACTGGTTCCAGTACCTCGGAATCTCCGTCAAGGTCAACCAGATGCGCATGGCTGAGACAGTCGATACGGTACTGGCACAGTATTCGGACGTCTTCGATCCGGCTTTCAACGGACACAGTGGCACTCCAGTGCACATCACCATGAAACAGGAGGCTTCACCAAAGTTCTTGAAAGCTCGGCCTGTACCTTTTGCACTCCGGGACGCGGTGTTTAAGGAACTCGAGAAGCTCGAAACACAAGGTATCTTGGAACCTGTGCAAGCTTCAAGATGGGCTACGCCAATTGTGATCGTTAGAAAAAAGGATAATACCCTCCGGATTTGCGGGGATTACCGAACGACAGTAAACGCAAGCGTGGAATTGGCGTCGTACCCGCTGCCAACGATAGACCAGCTTCTGTCAACGTTACGAGGAGGAAAGTTTTTTTCAAGAGTGGACCTGACTCAAGCATATCAACAGCTTCGTGTAGACGATGCCACGGCGGAAGCACTAACAATCACTACACTCAAGGGATTGTTCAAGGTGAAACGTCTACCGTTCGGAGTTTCCGTCTCCCCGCTGGTTTTTCAGCAATTCATGGATCAACTCCTCATGGGGCTTGACGGCGTGGTCGTCTATCTTGATGATATTTTGATTTCCGCCGCAACCATGGAAGAACACAGCGGCCGTCTCACAGCCGTACTACAGAGGCTCAGGCAAGCTGGGCTAAAAGCAAAACGGGAGAAATGCATCTTTGGCGTGCAAGAGCTTGAGTTTTTGGGACACATCGTCAACGCAGAAGGCGTTCGACCTTCTCACAGCAAAATACAGGCTATCGCCGATGCTCCACCACCCACAAACAAAGCGCAGCTGCAGTCCTTCCTGGGCATGCTGGCATTCTACTGTAAATTCATCAAAGACCGAGCTACAATTGCAGAGAGTCTGCATAGGCTTTTGGATGCGGAAGCCCCTTGGCGTTGGGAAGAAAAACATCAAAGGGCATTCGACGAGCTGAAAGGAAGGTTGCTGTCCGCTCCTGTCCTCCAGCACTATGACGAGAAGAAACCCCTGTTCCTGTCCTGTGACGCCTCGCCGTACGGACTCGGCGCAGTCCTGGCACAGCCTGACGATCAAGGAAACGAAGCTCCCATTGCATTTGCTTCGCGCACACTGGGGAAAGCTGAGCGCAACTATGGACAGTTGGATAAAGAGGGCTTAGCCATCGTGTTTGCAGTGACACACTTCCACCAGTATATCGCAGGGAGAGAAGTAATCATCTACAGCGACCACAAACCCCTACTGGGCATCATGGGCGCGGACCGCCCGATTCCTGCAGTTTTATCTCCACGTATGACAAGATGGTGCCTGTTGCTCGGGGCGTACAGCTATAAACTACATTACAGGCCGGGAAAACGCCATCAAAACGCCGACGCCCTCAGCAGACTGCCTCTACCTGTAGAAGAGGATGAACCGGCGGGACCTGGAGATGTGCTCATGATCGAGGCAGTTTCCATTCCCCCTCTCACGCCTTCGGCTATTGCGCAGTCAACTGCACAGGATACAACCCTCTCAAGAGTGTATCAAGGTGTACAGTCGGGTTACGTCTCAGATTGGACCGGGAAAGATTTTCTGCCCTTCAACGTAAGAAGAAACGAACTTTCTACCCACAAAGGTTGCTTACTTTGGGGTTCGCGAGTGGTTATTCCCCCAGCGCTACAGTCGCAAGCTCTCACCCTGCTCCACGCTGGCCACAGAGGAATGACAGCCATGAAGCACGCTGCAAGAAGTTATTTCTGGTGGCCACAACTCGACACCGCCATCGAGAACGCCGTAAGCAGCTGCCACACGTGTCAGCGCTATGCCAAGTCTCTGCCCAGACAACCACCACCTGTGTGGTCTCGTCCTCGCGTCGCTTGGTCTGTCCTCCACATGGATCTCGCTGGACCGATTCACGGCCAATCCTACCTTGTTGTAGTTGACGCCGTCACGAAGTGGCTCGAGGTGCGACCCGTGTCCACCGCAACAAGCTCCACCCTCATCGACGCGCTACGCGCCATCTTTGCCACTTTCGGACTTCCGCAACTCGTGGTCAGCGATAATGGTACCGCCTTCGTTTCCAGCGAGATGAAGTCGTTCTTCAGCCGCAATGGTATACGCCACGTAACCAGCGCCCCATATCATCCCGCTACAAACGGCCAGGCGGAGAGGATGGTTCAGGAGCTAAAGCGGGCCCTGAAGAAACACACCCAAGGAAGTATTCAGTGTCGTCTGTCGAGATTCCTTCTGAACCAGCACACCACAGCGCATGCGGTAACCAAGGAGACGCCAGCCAAACAAATGTTTGGAAGGGAATTGAGGACTGCCCTGGACGCAATTCACCCGCACTACGAGGACTCGCCCCCCGACACCCAAGCCCAGCTTGACGACCACTTCAAGGTCGGCCAGACCGCGTGGTTCAGGACTTTCACCAATAATGGAAAGTGGTGTCAAGTGAAGGTCTGCAGGAAGGTCGGCAAACGTTCCTACGAGGGCCTCACACAGGATGGACGACTGCTTCGTCGGCATGTGGATCACATGCGCAGGTCCTCTTCGCCGGTTGACAGCCGGTTCACAACCTCTTCGCCGGTTGACAGCCGGTTCACAACCTCTTCGTCGGTTGACAGCCCACCACGTCTCACGACAAGCTTCCGGTTCCCCACTGGTGACATACATTCGCCACCTGCAAGGCTACCGGTGCCGCCAAACGACTCGCCTTGCCCCGCAGACGTGGTCCCCGTCACTTCCCAAGCTCGTTCGAGACATATTCCTCAATGGCTTTCCACAGCGGCGGAGCACCCGCCTCACGACGACGCTCCACTACCGGCAGCACCTAGGGACATCATATCGGGGCCTACATCATCTCGTGGTAGACCACTCAAGAAACCTGTGCGTTTCGGACATTCAGTTTCAGACTGA